ACATTCCACCTGGCAGTCTGCCTGCCATTGAAGTGGATGCAGTCTTGCAGCAGACCCGGCAGAAAAAGGGATACGAACAGTATCGATCCGGAACGGATCAGGCTACACAGCCGAATGTGGACATCACCATTGAAGCAGGAGATTACATAAAAGCCGAAGGTGAAGACGTCCGCAAACTGACTAATTATGAAGGAATGGATGGTGTATCTCTCCATACCGGAGAGACCGGACAAGTCGATTGGACGATTAATGTGCCGGAGACCGGGCTGTATAACCTGTCCACGATCTATTTTCCCGTTGAAGGCAAGAGTTCGGCCATTGAGCGTGCATTGTACATTGATGGTGAACTTCCTTTTGCGGAAGCCGCCTATTTGCAGTTTGACCGGGTATGGGCGAATGAGAAAGATGTCGTTGAACAGGATAACCAAGGCAATGACCTTCGCCCGAGACAAGTGGAGCAACCACGCTGGCTGGAAGAAACGTTTCAGGACTCCGACGGGTACGAACAGACTCCATTCAAGTTTTATTTGGAAAAAGGGGAACACACGCTAACGCTAAAATCATCGCGTGAACCCATGGTGATTCGGTCCATTCGTCTTTTCAATGAGAAGACAGCTGTTCCTTACACAGAGACTGCAGGGGCACAACAATCGGACTCCTCTGGGCAGCCGAAGGATGTACTGATTCGCATTGAAGGAGAAGCCGCGATTGCCAAATCTTCACCTACGTTATACCCGACCAGCGAAAGGTCAAGTTCTGCTGTATCTCCTTATAGCGCTTCCCAGGTACGCATCAATACGATTGGCGGCTTTAACTGGCGTCTGCCAGGACAATGGATTGAATGGGAAGTGGATGTGCCGGAAAGTGGACTGTATCATATCGGTTTTACCGCTCAGCAGAATTTTGTCAAAGGCATCTATTCTACACGCAAACTGACCATCGATGGTGAAGTTCCGTTTGCAGAGATGGCGAAAGCACCTTTCCGTTATCAAAGTGACTATCGTATTGACGTGATGGGCGGCAAGGAAGCATACAAGTTTCACATGGAAAAAGGAAAACATGTGCTGCGGCTGGAGAACAGCCTCGGGGATTTTGCACCGCTTATCCGCAATGTGGAGGACAGTCTGTACAACTTGAACTCCATGTACCGACGTATTCTGATGATTACAGGCACCAAGCCTGATGAATTCCGTGATTACCGGGTGGAAAAACAGATTCCGAACCTGCTGGAAGTATTCAGCGGAGAAAGTAAACGTCTTAAGGACGTGGCCGCACAGCTTCGTCTTCTGTCAGGACAGTCCAGCGATCAGGAAGCACTGATTAAGACGATGGCGCTGCAACTGGACGAGATGATTGACAAGCCAGATACCATTCCAAGACGGCTTGCGGCTTATAAAACCAATACAGGCGGTCTCGGCACATGGGTGCAGCAGGCACGAGAGCAGCCCCTTGAAATCGATGCACTGTACGTCACTTCGATTGACCGCGATATTCCTGGAACAGGTATGGGGCCACTTGCCAAGCTTGGTCATGAAGCGAAGATATTCTATCATTCGTTCTTCATTGATTATAACCAGATTGGTAATGTGGCTACATCTG
This Paenibacillus xylanexedens DNA region includes the following protein-coding sequences:
- a CDS encoding extracellular solute-binding protein → MAGILQRKTWILSTVIIVAAACIILYITSGADGKSANIPPGSLPAIEVDAVLQQTRQKKGYEQYRSGTDQATQPNVDITIEAGDYIKAEGEDVRKLTNYEGMDGVSLHTGETGQVDWTINVPETGLYNLSTIYFPVEGKSSAIERALYIDGELPFAEAAYLQFDRVWANEKDVVEQDNQGNDLRPRQVEQPRWLEETFQDSDGYEQTPFKFYLEKGEHTLTLKSSREPMVIRSIRLFNEKTAVPYTETAGAQQSDSSGQPKDVLIRIEGEAAIAKSSPTLYPTSERSSSAVSPYSASQVRINTIGGFNWRLPGQWIEWEVDVPESGLYHIGFTAQQNFVKGIYSTRKLTIDGEVPFAEMAKAPFRYQSDYRIDVMGGKEAYKFHMEKGKHVLRLENSLGDFAPLIRNVEDSLYNLNSMYRRILMITGTKPDEFRDYRVEKQIPNLLEVFSGESKRLKDVAAQLRLLSGQSSDQEALIKTMALQLDEMIDKPDTIPRRLAAYKTNTGGLGTWVQQAREQPLEIDALYVTSIDRDIPGTGMGPLAKLGHEAKIFYHSFFIDYNQIGNVATSEDQRTVTVWIGSGRDQANTMKAMIDKTFTPDSGINVNLKLVNMGTLLPATLSGEGPDVAMQIGNDLPVNFAMRNSAVDLTQFSDYSTVEQEFRESAIVPYAYDSGVYALPETQTFNMLFYRKDVLEELGLEVPQNWEDVEALLAILSKNHMEFGMPIVTQANMQGVNIPPNSQYATMLLQNGGAFYRNDDKESDLDSRIGIETFKQWTEFYTDYKLEREYDFANRFRTGQMPIGLTDYTMYNQLSVFAPEIRGLWGFVPVPGTVQADGTLNRDVPGGGSAVMMLEGAKDQDAAWEFMKWWTSTPIQAEFGREMEGLMGAAARYPTANIKALDSLPWPAEDYANLKAQFETVKGIPEVPGGYFTGRHLFNAFYKTVVGQVEARESIMDYTQYIQDEIRVKRNEFGLP